TTTGGAAGGTAGTTTTCTCACGCTTAGTATATATAAGAAACATGAGTTATTATATCATATGGTAATAATTACCTTACAAAAATACTGTTAAAACAGTAAATTGAAGCAATATTTTAGAATATATGTTAGAATAGTATATGCTTTTATATGATAAATGTAGAATAATAGCTAAAGTTCTCATAATATTTATTTCTATTATATTGAGAAATTTATATTTAAGTGTTAAAATGAAAGTGGTTATTAGACTTCAAGACAGATTACAAAATGAATAATAAATGGCAAAAGCCAAAACTTGGAGGGTGAATTATGCATAAAAGATTATTTATACCAGGACCAGTAGAGGTAGCAGAAGATGTACTTCAAAAAATGGCTACTCCTCAAATATCACATAGAGGTAAGGAAGCATCTGCATTACAAAGAAACATAAGTGATAAAATGAGAAAAGTATTTAATACTAAAGAAGAAATATTACTTTCAACTAGTTCAGGAAGTGGACTAATGGAAGGTGCTGTTCGTACATGTACAGCAAAAAGAGCAGCAGTATTTTCAGTAGGAGCATTTGGAAACAGATGGTTTGAAATGTGTACAGCTAATGGAGTACCAGCAGATAAAATAGAATCTGAATGGGGACAACCAACAACTCCAGAAATGCTTGAAGAAGCATTATCAACTGGAAAATATGATTTAATAACTATTACTATGAACGAGACTTCAACAGGACTTATGAATGACATGAAAGCTCTTTCAGATGTATACAAAAAATACCCTGAAGTTGTAGTATGTGTTGATACAGTAAGCAACGCTGCTGGTACAGAAGTAAAAGTAGACGAATGGGCTATAGATATCTGTATTACATCAACTCAAAAATGTTTAGGATTACCTGCAGGAATGGCTATTTGTTCATTCTCAAAAAAAGCAGTAGAAAGAGCTAAACAAGTTACAAACAGAGGAATATATTTCGATTTATTAGGAATGTATGATTACATACAAAAGAAAGATTATCAATATCCATCTACTCCATCACTTGCACATATGTTTGCACTAGATTATCAACTAGATAAGATACTCGCAGAAGGTTTAGAGAAAAGGTTTGCAAGACATATTGCTGGTGCAGAGCTTGTTCGTGCATGGGCTAGAAAATACTTTGAAGTATTCCCTGATGAAAACTTTTTGTCAAACACATTAACTAACATTAAAAACACAAGAGAAATTAATGTATCTGACTTAAACAAGAAATTAGGCGAAAAAGGCTTTATGATTTCTAATGGTTATGGAAAATTGAAAGATAAGACATTTAGAATAGCTCATATGGCTGAAACTACACCAAAAGAAATAGAAGATTTACTAGTGTTAATTAGCGAGATTTTAGGACTTAAATAATTAAAAATTAAAATTAAGAATGAAAAATTATAATTTGATTTTTCATTCTTAATTTAACTTTAAGTAATCATTGAAAATAATATGCTTTAATGGGGTAAGCCATTAAAGTATAACGTTTTCTGTATATAAAGAGGAGGCTTATCATGATTAGAGTATTAGTTACTGATGGTATGGAGAAAAATGCTATTGAAGAGTTAAAAGCTAAGGGATTCGAAGTTGTTGAACATTTTTATGAACCTGAAGTTTTAGGCGAAGCATTAAAAGATTTTGACGTAATTGTGGTTAGATCTGCAACAAAGGTTAGACAATCAATAATAGATATTGCAGCAGAGGCAGGAAGACTAAAGCTTATAATACGTGGCGGAGTAGGCGTTGACAATATAGACGTAGCGTATGCTATGGAAAAAGGTATAAAAGTTTCTAACACTCCAAATGCAAGTAGTGCATCTGTAGCAGAACTTGCTCTTTCTCATATGTTTGCTATATCGAGATTTATCAATATTTCTAATGTATCTATGAGACAAGGTAAATGGGATAAGAAGAAATATGAAGGCGTAGAAATTGGCGGAAAAACTTTAGGTCTTATTGGATTTGGAAGAATATCAAGAGAACTAGCTAAAAAAGCATCTGCACTTGGTATGAAAGTTATATATACAGATATAATAGGAAAGGCTAAAGATTGTGATGAATATGAATTCTGTGAATTAAATGATGTTTTAAAAAGAGCAGATTATCTATCATTACATATACCGTTCTTTAAAGAGCAAGGAGCTCTTATAGGAAAGGACCAATTAGCTATGATGAAGGATGGATCATTCTTAATCAACTGTGCTAGAGGTGGAGTAGTTGACGAAGCTGCACTAGTTGAAGCATTAGATAACGGTAAACTCGCAGGAGCTGGAATAGATGTTTTTGTTGAAGAACCAACTAAAAATGAAGCACTAGTTAATCATCCAAAGGTTTCTGTAACACCACATATTGGTGCTGCAACTAAAGAAGCTCAAACAAGAATAGGTAGTGAAATAAACAGTATTATTTGTGATTTTTTCAAATAAATTAATTAACCGCGGGAGGAATAATCATGGCAGTAGTAAGACCTTTTAAAGCATACAGACCACAATTAGATTTAGTAGAGAAAGTAGCAGCTCTTCCTTATGATGTTATGAATAGTGAAGAAGCTAGAGAAATGGTAATAGGAAAACCTTATTCATTTCTACATGTTGATAAACCAGAGGTAGATCTAGAGCCGGGAATAGATATTCACAGTGAGCAAGTTTACCTTAAAGCTAGTGAAAATCTTAAAAAAATGATTAATTATAAAGTTTATATGCAAGAAGAAAAACCTTGTTTGTATATTTATAGACAAATAATGGATGGGAGACCTCAAACTGGTATAGTTGCTTGTGCTTCAATTGATGATTATATAAATGATATAATTAAAAAGCATGAGTTAACAAGAGCAGATAAAGAGCTTGATAGATTTAATCATGTTGATTATACAAATGCTAATACTGGACCAATATTCTTAACATATAGACATAAAGATGAAATAGATGCTTTAGTAAAAAACTGGACAGAAACAAAAACACCAGTATATGATTTTAAATCAGAAGATGGTGTATCTCAAATTATTTGGGTCATAGATGAGGAAGAGGTTATTAATAAACTATCAGCATTATTTGCTGGAACAGATTATTTATATATAGCTGACGGTCATCATAGATCAGCTTCAGCTGTTAAAGTTGGACTAAAGAGAAGACAAGAAAACCCATCATACACAGGTGATGAGGAATTCAATTTCTTCTTATCAGTTATATTCCCAGATAATGATTTATATGTAATGGATTATAATAGAGTTGTAGCAGATTTAAACGGAAATACTTCAGAAGAATTTATGAATAAAGCTTCTGAAAAATTTGATATTACTCCTTATGAAGGTGAAGGACAGTTTAAACCAGAAGTTCAAAGAACATATGGAATGTTCATAGATGGAAAATGGTATAAACTAGCTGCTAAAGAAGGAACTTTTAATATAAAAGATCCAGTAGATAGATTAGACGTATCAATACTTCAAAATAATCTATTAGAACCAATTCTAGGAATTGATGATCCAAGAACAAACTCAAGAATTGATTTCGTGGGTGGAATAAGAGGACTTGGAGAACTTGAAAGAAGAGTTAATGAAGGAATGAAAGTTGCATTCTCTATGTGTGCTACAACTATGGACGATTTAATGGATATAGCAAATGCAGGGAAAACAATGCCTCCTAAATCAACTTGGTTTGAACCAAAATTACAAAGTGGAATATTTGTTCACGAATTATAATCTAAAGTAATAATATTAATAGAACTGTTCAAATAATGAGAAAAGGCTACGCATATGCGTGGCCTTTTTAAATATATAGGGTATAATGAGATTATAAGATTAATTTGTTATAATTGAAATAGTTACAAGATTATACATTCAAAGGAGAGAGAAACATATGCCACAGCATTCATTGTCAAGAACAGAGTTACTAATAGGTATGGATAGTTTAAACAAATTACAAAAAAGTAAGGTAGTAGTATTTGGAATAGGTGGAGTTGGTAGTTATACAGTTGAGGCACTAGTAAGAGCTGGTGTTGGTAAATTGGTATTAATAGATGACGATACAATATGTTTAACAAATTTAAACAGGCAAATACATGCTACATTTAATACTATAGGTAAAAGTAAGGTTTTAGTAATGAAGGAGAGAATCCTTGAAATAAATCCTAAATGTGAAGTTATCACTCATGAAACTTTTGTAACAGCGGACAATATGGGAGATATTATAACCACCGATACAGATTATGTAGTGGATGCTATTGATACAGTTACTTCAAAAATAGCACTAGCTCTTTACTGCAAAGAGCATAGCATCGATATCATATGTTGTTTGGGCACAGGCAATAAATTAGATCCAACTCTATTTAGAGTTGCAGATATTTATGCTACGAAAGTATGTCCACTTGCAAAGGTTATGAGACATGAGCTAAGAAAGCGTAATGTTGAAAGTCTTAAGGTAGTCTATTCTGAGGAAATGCCTATAAGGCCTAAGCTGGACGAAGTTATAACATGCAAAGAGGGCTGTGTATGTACAGGAGGTTCAAAGAAATGTGCTATGAAAAGACAGATTCCCGGCAGTATATCCTTTGTTCCTCCAGTAGCAGGAATGATAATTGGTGGAGAAGTTATTAAGGATTTAATTAAAAAGAGCTGCTAATATTTAATGTTATAAGTAATGAATAAAAGATAAGAGTGCTAATTAATGCACTCTTATCTTATTTTACTTACAATCATTTTTATGATTACATTTATAATAATCACATGTTTTTCCGCAAGATTCAAGATGTATCATAATATTAGTATACTTTAATAATTTTTCTATACCATTTTCAATTTCATCACATATACCATGAGCATCTTTTACTGACATGTTGTCGGGCACTACTAAATGTAAATCCACATATTTATTACGCCCAGATATTCTTGTTTTAAGATCATGGTAATTACAATAGATAGAAGCATGTTTGCTTATTTCACCGGTTATTATTTGAATTTCTTCATCAGATAATTTAATATCTAAAAGCGGATTAAAAGCAGTTTTTAATAGTTGAAAGGATTCTTTCAGTATAAAAATAGCAACCAAAATTGCTACTATTGGATCTAAATAGTTTAGACCTGTAATCCAAATAAGCATTAAACCTCCGCCTACACCCAGTGACGTGTATACATCTGATTTTAAGTGAAGAGCATCTGCTTCTAAAGCGATGGAGGATTCTTCCTTTGCTACTTTATACAATTTCTTAGATACTATAAAGTTTATAGCAGCGGATATAAACATAACTATAAAGCCTATCCCAATGGAATCTATGCCCTGAGGATTAATAATCTTTTTAACTGATTCTACTATTATCCAAATAGAAGCTACAAATATTAAAAGGGCTTCTATTACTCCGGATATGTTTTCTATCTTTCCATGTCCATAAGGGTGAGTTTCATCTGCAGGCTTATCAGATATTTTCACAGAAAAGAAGGCAATTATTGAAGCAAGTAAATCCATAGTTGAGTGGATTGCTTCAGACAGTATGCTTACCGAACCTGTAAAAAGACCTACTATTAGTTTCATAATTATTAAACTTGTGTTAGAGATTATTGATAATCTTGCAGTTTTTACTTTTACATTCATATATAATACCCCATTTTAAATAAATTTGTGTAATTAATTATCATTTGATAAAAATAATTAGTATTATAATATCTAATTTTCTATAAAAAGTCAAGGTTTGACGGTATAGTAAACAATATCAATTGATAATGATTTACTTTATTAATTATCAATAGTATTATATTATAGTTATTTTTATATTCATACTAAGAAAACGAACATTTTCTTAGTATGATACCAAGAAAATGTTCGTCCATTTTATATGAAATATTTTAAAAATAAAATTGATTTATTCCCATTCATTTAAGAATGAATATAAGGCAGGATAAACATTTAAACTGCTCATTAAAGATATATATTCATCCATAGCCTTATCATTTTCAGTGGAAGTCTTTATAGCCCTTATCATTGTGTTTTTAGGTGTTTCAAGTGGAGAAATATATTCCACCACAGAAACCTCATATCCTTTAGCTTCTAACATCAAAGAGCGCATCCCATCTGTTAAAATATCCGCCATTCTTGTTTTAAATACACCCTGCTTTAGTATATTTTTAAAGGGTTCATAAGAATATTGACTTAAAAGTTCTTTATGGCAACAGGGAACTGCAATTATCACATCGGAGTTTACTCTTATTCCCAGAGCTAATGCCATATCTGTAGCGGTATCACAAGCGTGCAGGGACAATACTACATGTATATTTTTAGCGGGCTTATAATCTTTAATATCTATAGCGTGAAATTCCATATTTCTATAGTTTAAATTTTTGGCCATAATCCTGCAAGAGTCTATTACAGCTTCAGAGTAATCTAGTCCAATAAAATGGCATTTTTTCCTTTTGACTTCTGTTAAATAATAGTTAAGTACAAAGGATAAATAAGATTTTCCACAGCCACAATCTAATATGTTTACAATTTCATTTTTAGGAAGTTTATCTAAGATCCCTTCTAATAGTTCTACATAACGATCAATTTGATTATATTTTCTTATTTTATCATTTTTAACTTTACCATCCTTACTCATTATTCCTAGTTCTTTTAGTAAAGCATCTGCACTACCAATCTTAATATAGTAATCTCTATTTAAAAGAGTGGAAGTAGTTCCACTAATACTCGAAGAGGCTGATTTGGAAGAAATATTATTTGAATTTTCCTCCTCTATAGAAGATATATCTAAGTTCTTCATAGTTACATTTTTATTATCAGCAGAGATTAAAATCTTAGAACCTCTTTCACTATAAATTAGTGATAAACTTTCATAGCTTTCAGCTTCTTTAATTATGTTTGAAAATAATTGATTGATACTTAAGGTATCTGTTTTTCCATTAAAATTATACTTGATATCTCCATTGTCATAGAGGCCTATTCCTTTAAATTCCTTTAGACCTGATATGTAGTTGGTATTAATTTGTTTAAATATTGAAGAGTTTTCAGAGAACCTATTTTCAAGACCCATTAAAAAAAGTTTTAATTTATTAATATTTTGCTTATTTATTGTGCTCAACCCTTTCTTTTATAATTATTCACAGTCTATATTATAAGTATAACAAAGTTTCAAAAGCTATTGAATAAAAATATAATATTATAGTTTTAACCATAAAATAGAGTTGCAAGCAGAAAAGTAAGAAAATCAGCATATTGGCTGTTTACTATATTTAACCATAATAATTTATGCTATAATAAACTTGATTAAATCAAACAAAATGAAGCTTCAATGGATCATTATATTGCAATGAAAATTAAGAGAGATAGCTCCTCAGAGTAGTATAACTAGGAGGACACCCTAGAGGACTATAAGGAGGAAATTAATTGAAAAATAAGAATAATATTATAGTTATAATTTTCCTATTTATTATGATGGCACTAAATGCAATGGCTGAAAATACTAAAGGAATATTTATACCATCCTTTAAATCGGACTTCAATATAGATAATACTGGCATAGGAATAATGATTTTTATTGGTTCCTTAGCCTACATACTGTTTTCTTATATTGGAGGAATACTTTGCGAAAAAATAGGACAAAAGAGGGTTATTATATTAGGACTCTGCTGTATGTTCTCTTCCTTATCGTTAATGTCGGTAGTAGACAGTTATACCTCCTTTTTAATAAACATGTTCATTATGAATATAGGGCTTGCACTTACAAGTATAGCTATAAACACATTAGTCCCAGTATTACTTCTAAGTTATCAAGCTATTCTTATGAACATAATTCATTTTTGTTATGGTGTGGGTGGAGCTGCAGGGCAAGCACTAGGTGGAATATTAATGACAAAGGGGTTTACCTGGAGGAATATATATCTTGGAATATCAATTTTATTTGTGATACTACTTATTGCATTTGCTTTTATAAAAATGCCTCATACTCATAAATATAGTGGAGGCAAAAAAATAAATAAATTGAATGTCTTTAAAAATAAAGTAATTTACTTCTATGTATTTGCATTAGGATTTTATGTGTTTTCTGAGGTAGCCACAGTAAGTTGGCTGGTGAATTATATAAAAGATAATTATAAATACAATAGCAGTAAGAGTGCTTTTTACAGTGTTTTGTTTTTGATTATATTTAGTATTGGAAGGTTAGTTGGGGGATTTGTAGTTGAAAAGCTAGGATATTTAAAAACAACTATGGGTTCCTTAATAATTGCAGTGTGCTTATTCACCTTAGGACTTGTTATTGGAGAAAAGGGTCTTATAATAATATCTGCTTCAGGTTTATTTTTTGCAGTGACCTTTCCAACGCTTATACTTACTATAAGTAAGGTATTCAGGCAAAATACTGCCTACATAACAGGAGTTATAGTTACATTAACTTCTTCCGTTAATATGCTGCTCAACTTGGTAATAGGTAAATTAAATGATAAGGTTGGTACTTATTTTGCCTTTTATATGATACCAATAAGTCTAATAATATCTATTATTTTTATATATCTTATTTATATAAACACAAAAAGTAATTTTATTGTAGATAGTGGGGTTAACAATGAACAAGGGTAAATATGTGAATTTAGAAGCGCTAAAGGGAAATGAGAGAGAGTACGTAATAAAGGACAATACGTATATTATATTAGGAAGAATATTCATAGTTGAATTAGATAAACAAAATAAGTTTTGCCTTTTTAGATTGAAATTTCATAGAAATACTAATGAAAATTATGAATATTTAAAAGATACATTAAAGCTTATGCTGAATATCTTGTTTAAAAACATGGGAATAAACAAAGTAAATGTTATAGCTCATGAAACAATAAATACAAACGCTTTTACTGATTTAGGCTTTGATCTAGAAGGTATTATAACAGATAGTGTAGTAAATAAATCTGAATACCAATCAGAGCTTATTTTTGGTATAAGTAGTTTTGCTTTTAATAGAAGTTTATTAGAAAAGGATTTAGAAATTAAAGGTGCAAATATTATAATTAGGGTATTAACTCCTGGAGATGCAGAAGAGGTGTTAGATTATCACTTAAGAAACAGAGAATTTCTAAGGCGATTTGAACCCTCTAGAGATGAAGGGTTTTATACAATGGACAGCCAAAAGCGTACCTTAACAGAAAGTTACAAACAGTTTTTAAGGGGGACTGGTGTTAATTTTGGTATATATAACAGTAATAAACTTATTGGGAAAATAAGAATATCAAATGTAGTTATGGGTGTTTTTAAAAATGCTTTTATAGGTTATTCCTTGGATGAAAAACAGCAAGGCATGGGATATATGAAGGAGGCAGTTAAACTTGTAGTAGAATACGCTTTTGAGGAATTAGAGTTACATAGAATAGAAGCAACTACTCTAATTGACAATGAAAAGTCACAAAGAGTCTTAAAAAACTCTGGGTTTAAAGAACTTGGTATAAGTGAAAAGTACTTATACATAAATGGTGAATGGAGAGACCACGTGGTTTTTTATAAGGTTAAAAGTAGTTAACTAATTTATAAAATCTGAATTTCATATTGAATTAAAATCAGCATGAGTATAGATGTTTTTATAAGTGATGTTATTTGGGCTAAGTTTATAAGGAGGCTTATGTATACGAGTCCTAGTGTATCAATATAAGAAAAACGTAGAATAAGGTAGAAATTGAGATTATTGTGTACCTATATTGAGATGTTTACCATATATAACAAAATAGATATAGTGGATTATGATAAAATACTATTTGTTGCTGCGGTTTAGTAGTGACAAAGCAACCATCATAGCATAAAAGAAAAATTAACTTAAAAGATTAAAAAACTATTGACAGATGATTGAATAACTGATAAAGTAGTAGAAGTCGTCACATGATGACAAAGCGAATTGGTCTTTGAAAATTAAACAGAGAAATAGGTAAAATAGCGAAATAATATTTCGTTAGACCAGTTAATTACTTTAGATAAAAAAGTAATTTTAGTCGTAAGACTAAAAAGTATGTAATGAGCTTGCTAACCAGCTTAACAGTTGGCGCAGATTATTCATTTCAAATAAAAAGTGTAAACTTTTAAATTGAGAGTTTGATCCTGGCTCAGGACGAACGCTGGCGGCGTGCCTAACACATGCAAGTCGAGCGATGAAACCCTTCGGGGTGGATTAGCGGCGGACGGGTGAGTAACACGTGGGTAACCTGCCTCAAAGAGGGGAATAGCCTCCCGAAAGGGAGATTAATACCGCATAATATGTTTTGATCGCATGATTGAGACATCAAAGGATTCTCTTTAGAGTTTCCACTTTGAGATGGACCCGCGGCGCATTAGCTAGTTGGTGAGGTAACGGCCCACCAAGGCAACGATGCGTAGCCGACCTGAGAGGGTGATCGGCCACATTGGAACTGAGACACGGTCCAGACT
This DNA window, taken from Clostridium estertheticum, encodes the following:
- a CDS encoding ThiF family adenylyltransferase, with amino-acid sequence MPQHSLSRTELLIGMDSLNKLQKSKVVVFGIGGVGSYTVEALVRAGVGKLVLIDDDTICLTNLNRQIHATFNTIGKSKVLVMKERILEINPKCEVITHETFVTADNMGDIITTDTDYVVDAIDTVTSKIALALYCKEHSIDIICCLGTGNKLDPTLFRVADIYATKVCPLAKVMRHELRKRNVESLKVVYSEEMPIRPKLDEVITCKEGCVCTGGSKKCAMKRQIPGSISFVPPVAGMIIGGEVIKDLIKKSC
- a CDS encoding D-2-hydroxyacid dehydrogenase; protein product: MIRVLVTDGMEKNAIEELKAKGFEVVEHFYEPEVLGEALKDFDVIVVRSATKVRQSIIDIAAEAGRLKLIIRGGVGVDNIDVAYAMEKGIKVSNTPNASSASVAELALSHMFAISRFINISNVSMRQGKWDKKKYEGVEIGGKTLGLIGFGRISRELAKKASALGMKVIYTDIIGKAKDCDEYEFCELNDVLKRADYLSLHIPFFKEQGALIGKDQLAMMKDGSFLINCARGGVVDEAALVEALDNGKLAGAGIDVFVEEPTKNEALVNHPKVSVTPHIGAATKEAQTRIGSEINSIICDFFK
- a CDS encoding GNAT family N-acetyltransferase codes for the protein MNKGKYVNLEALKGNEREYVIKDNTYIILGRIFIVELDKQNKFCLFRLKFHRNTNENYEYLKDTLKLMLNILFKNMGINKVNVIAHETINTNAFTDLGFDLEGIITDSVVNKSEYQSELIFGISSFAFNRSLLEKDLEIKGANIIIRVLTPGDAEEVLDYHLRNREFLRRFEPSRDEGFYTMDSQKRTLTESYKQFLRGTGVNFGIYNSNKLIGKIRISNVVMGVFKNAFIGYSLDEKQQGMGYMKEAVKLVVEYAFEELELHRIEATTLIDNEKSQRVLKNSGFKELGISEKYLYINGEWRDHVVFYKVKSS
- a CDS encoding pyridoxal-phosphate-dependent aminotransferase family protein, which gives rise to MHKRLFIPGPVEVAEDVLQKMATPQISHRGKEASALQRNISDKMRKVFNTKEEILLSTSSGSGLMEGAVRTCTAKRAAVFSVGAFGNRWFEMCTANGVPADKIESEWGQPTTPEMLEEALSTGKYDLITITMNETSTGLMNDMKALSDVYKKYPEVVVCVDTVSNAAGTEVKVDEWAIDICITSTQKCLGLPAGMAICSFSKKAVERAKQVTNRGIYFDLLGMYDYIQKKDYQYPSTPSLAHMFALDYQLDKILAEGLEKRFARHIAGAELVRAWARKYFEVFPDENFLSNTLTNIKNTREINVSDLNKKLGEKGFMISNGYGKLKDKTFRIAHMAETTPKEIEDLLVLISEILGLK
- a CDS encoding DUF1015 domain-containing protein codes for the protein MAVVRPFKAYRPQLDLVEKVAALPYDVMNSEEAREMVIGKPYSFLHVDKPEVDLEPGIDIHSEQVYLKASENLKKMINYKVYMQEEKPCLYIYRQIMDGRPQTGIVACASIDDYINDIIKKHELTRADKELDRFNHVDYTNANTGPIFLTYRHKDEIDALVKNWTETKTPVYDFKSEDGVSQIIWVIDEEEVINKLSALFAGTDYLYIADGHHRSASAVKVGLKRRQENPSYTGDEEFNFFLSVIFPDNDLYVMDYNRVVADLNGNTSEEFMNKASEKFDITPYEGEGQFKPEVQRTYGMFIDGKWYKLAAKEGTFNIKDPVDRLDVSILQNNLLEPILGIDDPRTNSRIDFVGGIRGLGELERRVNEGMKVAFSMCATTMDDLMDIANAGKTMPPKSTWFEPKLQSGIFVHEL
- a CDS encoding class I SAM-dependent methyltransferase, which codes for MNKQNINKLKLFLMGLENRFSENSSIFKQINTNYISGLKEFKGIGLYDNGDIKYNFNGKTDTLSINQLFSNIIKEAESYESLSLIYSERGSKILISADNKNVTMKNLDISSIEEENSNNISSKSASSSISGTTSTLLNRDYYIKIGSADALLKELGIMSKDGKVKNDKIRKYNQIDRYVELLEGILDKLPKNEIVNILDCGCGKSYLSFVLNYYLTEVKRKKCHFIGLDYSEAVIDSCRIMAKNLNYRNMEFHAIDIKDYKPAKNIHVVLSLHACDTATDMALALGIRVNSDVIIAVPCCHKELLSQYSYEPFKNILKQGVFKTRMADILTDGMRSLMLEAKGYEVSVVEYISPLETPKNTMIRAIKTSTENDKAMDEYISLMSSLNVYPALYSFLNEWE
- a CDS encoding MFS transporter, producing MKNKNNIIVIIFLFIMMALNAMAENTKGIFIPSFKSDFNIDNTGIGIMIFIGSLAYILFSYIGGILCEKIGQKRVIILGLCCMFSSLSLMSVVDSYTSFLINMFIMNIGLALTSIAINTLVPVLLLSYQAILMNIIHFCYGVGGAAGQALGGILMTKGFTWRNIYLGISILFVILLIAFAFIKMPHTHKYSGGKKINKLNVFKNKVIYFYVFALGFYVFSEVATVSWLVNYIKDNYKYNSSKSAFYSVLFLIIFSIGRLVGGFVVEKLGYLKTTMGSLIIAVCLFTLGLVIGEKGLIIISASGLFFAVTFPTLILTISKVFRQNTAYITGVIVTLTSSVNMLLNLVIGKLNDKVGTYFAFYMIPISLIISIIFIYLIYINTKSNFIVDSGVNNEQG
- a CDS encoding cation diffusion facilitator family transporter yields the protein MNVKVKTARLSIISNTSLIIMKLIVGLFTGSVSILSEAIHSTMDLLASIIAFFSVKISDKPADETHPYGHGKIENISGVIEALLIFVASIWIIVESVKKIINPQGIDSIGIGFIVMFISAAINFIVSKKLYKVAKEESSIALEADALHLKSDVYTSLGVGGGLMLIWITGLNYLDPIVAILVAIFILKESFQLLKTAFNPLLDIKLSDEEIQIITGEISKHASIYCNYHDLKTRISGRNKYVDLHLVVPDNMSVKDAHGICDEIENGIEKLLKYTNIMIHLESCGKTCDYYKCNHKNDCK